The proteins below come from a single Leptospiraceae bacterium genomic window:
- the trxB gene encoding thioredoxin-disulfide reductase: protein MAHKIVIIGSGPAGHTAAIYAARANLNPVMYEGFMAGGVAAGGQLTTTTEVENFPGFPEGIDGTKLTQLFREQSEKYGTKIITQTVTKVNLNVRPFKIYTDEEECEAEAIIIATGATAKRMNIKGEHDYWQRGISACAVCDGALPIFRNKELAVIGGGDSAVEEATHLTKFASKVYLIHRRDKLRASQVMQDRAINHPKIQMVWNSTVEEAIGGAGGINAITLKDTVNGSTKTLPVGGLFYAIGHTPNTEIFKEFLELDEVGYIKTVPGSTRTNVEGVFAAGDVQDRIYRQAISAAGSGCMAALDAERWLMH, encoded by the coding sequence ATGGCACACAAAATAGTTATCATCGGTTCAGGACCTGCGGGTCATACAGCAGCAATTTACGCGGCAAGAGCAAACTTAAATCCAGTGATGTATGAAGGATTCATGGCTGGTGGAGTTGCGGCAGGCGGACAATTGACCACTACTACAGAGGTAGAAAACTTTCCGGGATTTCCTGAGGGAATTGATGGAACGAAGCTAACACAGTTATTCCGCGAACAGTCAGAGAAATACGGAACCAAAATAATTACACAAACAGTTACCAAAGTAAATTTAAACGTTCGTCCATTTAAAATCTATACAGACGAAGAAGAATGTGAAGCAGAAGCAATCATAATTGCAACAGGGGCTACCGCCAAACGTATGAATATAAAAGGCGAACACGATTACTGGCAAAGAGGAATTTCCGCTTGTGCTGTATGCGATGGGGCACTTCCAATTTTCCGCAACAAAGAACTCGCCGTAATTGGTGGTGGTGATTCCGCAGTAGAAGAAGCAACTCATTTAACAAAATTTGCATCCAAAGTTTATTTGATTCACAGACGCGACAAACTTCGAGCATCACAGGTTATGCAAGACCGGGCTATCAATCACCCAAAGATCCAAATGGTGTGGAATAGCACAGTTGAAGAGGCAATAGGCGGCGCTGGTGGGATAAATGCAATTACCCTCAAAGATACAGTAAATGGATCTACTAAAACTCTTCCTGTAGGAGGACTCTTCTATGCAATCGGTCACACTCCTAATACAGAAATTTTCAAAGAATTTTTAGAATTAGACGAAGTTGGTTATATCAAAACAGTTCCCGGCTCTACTCGCACCAACGTCGAAGGTGTGTTTGCCGCAGGCGACGTGCAAGATAGAATCTATCGACAAGCA